The Acidobacteriaceae bacterium nucleotide sequence TCTAGGACGTAGGTGCGCTCGATCGCATCCCAGAGTTTCCGCTCTTCCTTGAAGTCGAGCCTGTAACGCCCCTCCGAACCCTCGATCAACACGCGGAAGAGACTGAAGAGAAACTGCAGGTTCTCTTTGGTCGGCTGGAGAGAGAAAGGGTTGATAGTGAAGTCTCGCGACTCCCGTCCCACATTCAAGTAGCTTCCATCGAAGATCGTGGTCAGCGATTGGAAGCTCCCGCCGATATCGAAGATGTAGGTTTGCGGCTGATACTTCTGAGCGTTCTGCAATAGGAAGTTGGCGAAGTACGATTTACCGCTTCCTGTCATCCCAAGGATGAGCGAGTGCGCCACCTCACCGTTATGCAGGTTGAGGAAGTATGGCGTGCTGTTGTCGGTCTCCATCACGGCCAAGTATTCGGCACCCAAGTGGGAGTTGTGCTTCTCCCCCGGCAGGATTGAGAAGAGAAAAGACAGATCAGCGTAGTTGCTGTTCAGCATGTACATACGCCGCAGATTCAAGCCATAGTTGCCGGGCACGATGGAGAAATAAGCATTGAGCTGGTTATAGGTCTCGGCATACAGGTTGCCGTCTGCCGTGGTGAAGATGCCGGCGAACTCGCCTGCCAGTCCTTCAAGCTCTTGCTGGCTCTTGCCGTAGAGCAGAATCGTGAGGGAGAAGTCGCCTAGCGACTGACCCTCACCGAGCACGCGTAGGCAGTCACCCAGATTCTCGATGTCGGCTTGCTTTGACTCGTCTACAAGAACATCGCGGGGGTTGGTCTGCGTCGCATCGTTACCCATCTGAGAGACGAAACCGGTCTTCGAGACGTTGAAGTGACGGCGGCGCTTCGTGACTTCTTTGCGGGCCTTGTCGGCAGACAAGGAAGCCCATTCGGTACAAACGATGAAGCTGGCTGGGATCTTGAGAAGCGCGTCAAGCACTAGCGGGCGCGTCTCGGTGATGGCTTCTTTCATCGTGAGGAGGCGCACGAAGTGATCGCCGACGCGCAGATGGTCACGCTCTGCCTCAATGGACGAGTTCACAACTTGGTAGTCGAGGAATTGGCTGCTTTGCGGCTTGCCCGCAATGCGCCAGTCATCGAAGTTCAGGAGACGGCGAAAGAAGGTGAACTGCTCCTGCTGTCCGAGTGCAGCGATCTGGACGAAGTCCTGGAGCTGCCGGACGAAGACTTGCACTCTTTGCTCAAGGCGAGCGGTTGCAGCTCCAAGCTGCGACCGCATGAGCGTCTTCATGCTGTTGCTGCTGAACTGGCTCTTGAGCTCATTGAAGCCAGCGGCAGGGTCGCGGAAAAGCATAGCGAGTCCAGCCCCGATGCCGCGCTTCGCCCTCTGGCCTTCTAGCAGGACAACGTAGAAGATCTCCACTTGAAAGAGTTGCTGGCTCTTGCTCTCGAAGAACGTGCGTCGCTGGTCGATGGCTGCGTCTACAACCGCATCTTCGTAGCGGGCGAATGGAATATCGGGACGGTTTGTCTTGAAGAGGTACTGGTAGATGCGGAGGCCCGGGCCGAATGTCTTCATTGCGGCTTCTAGCCTCTTCACCGCATATTCCTGCTCGCTCTGGTCAAGGCTCTCGTAGTCCACACCCTCCACCTTGAGCACCATGCCGACATCACCTGCTTTGGTGACAAACACTGTGTCATTCCAAAAGCCGTACAGGCTGATGTGGTCGTTAAGTTCTGCTGTCTCTCGCCAAGGCTTGATTGCTCGGGAAATGTTGAACATCACCGTACCTCCACCAGCGGTACGCGCTGCTTGGCGGCGTCGTAGCGCGTTTTGAACTTCTCGGACTTGGCGAGGATTCGCAGGTAGGCCGGATCGGTGTTCGTGACCCAGTGACCGAAGGCGAAGCCGCCGATGAATACGCCGATACCGGCGAGGAGCGAATTGAAGAGGTTGAACACCCCGACCGCAGAGACACAGATGAAGAAAAAGAGTGTGCGTTCGATGCCAAGATAAGTGAGGGGCTTGTGCAGACTCTTGAACACCCTGTTGCGGCGTCGTGACGTTCTCAATTGCTCTGACATAAGCCCTTCGATTTGGTTGGTGGGTGATGGTTGAAATGCAAGCGCGAAGGATTGGGGGTTAGGAACCCCAAAGCCACGAAAGGACGTTGGTCGCCATTACGGCGATTCCCGTGCCGGCGGCTACGCCAGCGAGCGCCTTCTTCGCACCGGGTTCTCCGTGCGCGAACTGGTAGCCTCCGATCACGATTGCGATCAGTGAAGCGACCTTCGCCACGGTGCCCGTGAAGAGGGTTTGCATATTGGTGAAGCCGGTATCGAAGGGAGAACCGGACTGTGCGTGTGCGGTGAGAGGAATAAGGAATACCAGAAGCAACAGTCCACCCATGGAACGAATCCATTGGTGTACCTGTGCGGCTGTTCTGGCAGGAATGCGGACACGAATACGACGGGACATCGGCACCTCCTTCGACTGTGATTCAGTCGGGTATGCCGAGACCTTAGGCGCGAATTATCTCGTCGTCCAATTCTTCTTTTTGATACTGCCATCTCTCGTGGAGACGGCGTTCGAGCAAGTCGTCAACTCGCTTCGAAAAGCGGAAGGACACCTGCACCTTTATCGCGTGCTGGCTTGGGTCCTTTTCGCCTTGAGGGACCATTCGCCAATTCAGGCTGCTTGGGTGCCCAAAGTGAACCCATCTCACGCGCGCGCTTTCGTAGTTCACGAAGCAGCAAAGCGAGTGCCGGATGTTGCGAAGTTGGTTTCAGAACCAAAGCTGTATCCATGGTCCAATCCGCACCATGAATCGGCTTCAAGATGAGACCAGGCAGGAGGCGGGTTCCGCTCCGAAAGAACGCCAGACATTTACCCTGTTGAACCATCCACTGGATGTGTTCAACGTTCGTCGTTGGCTTATTCTCCTTCGGGGTGATGCCCACTGCACTCAGCAACTCCAGCATCCGCCGATATGCCGGGCGATGGACCATTGGAAATTGGAAGATGCTCACGCGGTTATTGAGGAGATGCGCTCGTACTGCTTCATGCTCCGCTAGAGCATCATCTGAACGCATGCAGACGAGAGGCTTTTGTCTTGCGACTATGCAGGTGGTCAGGTCGGAGTTGTGCTCTATGGGCAAGGTGACCAATGCGCCGTCAAGCTCGTCGCTTCCGACCCGCTGCTCTAAGTTTTGGATCTCGTCGCCCTCTGAGAAGATTTCGCAGTGGGGGAAGAGATTGTGCGTTGTCTCGATCAGCGTGTGAAGTGTTTCCTTGCCAACAAGTGAGGAGTAGCCGAGCTTCAAGGGAGTGATCTCACCCGTCCGCAGGGCTCTCAACATGTCGATGACATCTTGACGGACCTGCAGCAGGTCCCGCGCGCAAGCGACCAGCACTTCACCGTATGGAGTAGGCACCGCGCCGTCACGATGTCGAGTGAAGATCTCGATATCGAACAACCCTTCGAGGTGGGCCATCTGAGTGCTGATGTTTGACTGGGTGGTGTTGGCGACTGTTGCAGCCGCGCTAAACGATCGCGTTTCTGCAATCGCCTGGATGTACTTCAGATGACGAAACTCAAGATGATCGTAATCACTCATGGGGCCCTCCTCGATGCTCATCACTGCGAGGCGAAACTGAGAGACAAAACGGACAGACTGTCAATGCTGCGTCAATAATTTTCCACAAAGAGGACATAAGTAGTCAACCTTTGGTCATCGCCCCCAGCGATGGCGGTATTCCCAAAATGAATTGGACGGGATGCCTTTCACCTCTCAAGATACGAACACGAGGTGCAGCGCTATGCAGGATCACACATTCGATCAGAAGAAACCACCGGCACGCGAGACCGTGCCCAACAACCAACGCCTCCTCGTCGGACGCCGAGAGGCTGCTGATCTCTTGTCAATCAGCGCAAGAGCCCTTGACTACTTGGTCGCGAACCATCAGCTAACAACACGGCGCATAGGCGCGAGGGTGCTAATACCAATCTCTGAACTGCAGCGCTTTGCACGAGCAGATCATCCTGGTCGTTTGGCTAGCTGACAAGAATGATCTTTCCGGTGGTCTGGTTCTAAAGGCGGGGCGGGCCATTGAGCTTCGAAGCGATTCCGTTAGTAGACTTGCGTGACGCTTCAGCCCGTACAGCGAACATAGGCCACTTAGCGACTGCGCTCTGAACTTTTTCCAGAATCTGATGAGCGTTCTTGAGGGAATGCTGTTTGCCCAGCGCCTTCAGTTGTTCCACACCTGGATTCTTGCCTTCTCCCATCACGAGCGTGCTCTGCTCTCCGGCAGGACTATAAGAAAAGATCAGGTCGTACGCAGGCGACAGTCTCCATTCGTTACGAGCATCAAGTAGAAACGTGAAGTTCTTCGCGTGATCGTCGCGGTTGTGGCCGATTACGTTGAAACAAGCGAGCGCATAAGCCTTCTCAACTTCCTAAATGCTCCTCGTGAGGCGCATCGTGACACGCAGGAGCATGTCGTAATCGAGACTCGGATTGCGATGGTCGGCATGGATTAGGCCGCCAAGACTGTGCATGTGTATGCGGCTATCTCCCTCGCGGTCAAAACGCTTGGTGCCAAAGTACCGGCTCATCTTCGTTTGGAAAAGGTGCGTCTCGGACATTTCCACACCAGCTTCTCTTGCCATGAGGCTATACGCGAATTCGATTGCCCCGATATCTGGCACATCCTGCGATGAAGGAAACTTAATCATCCAGTGGGAGTAGCCTGGTTGTAATTCCTGATGGCCATGGATGATCCGATTCTTGTCTTCACTCACTTGGGCAACGATCTTGGGCCGAGCGCCAGAGGACGATCCATTGAGATGCAGCAACTCCTCAAAAACCTCATCATTCTTTCCCTCCAAGACAGTTGCCGACTCCTCGGCAAGTTTGTCCAAAGCCAGTGGAGTTGCATCGGCATGTTGCTCCCCAAGTTCGGGCTCGTAGCTCAGAGCCCCCATGCCACGAGAGCCTACATAGGCTAGGCGATCAAGAGGGTTTAGCTGACCGCGATGGATTCCGTGACGCTCCACGGTACGGTCCCAGCAGCAGGCGGCCCCATCCATCCGGCAGGCTATCGTTGAACACACCGAACAGCCCCTCAAAGATCGTCGTGTCCGGAGTGATGATGCCCGGCTGGAGCGGAAGCTTGAATGGAGAAACTTCGATTCCTGAGACGAGAAAGCCTGGGTCGTACTCGAACAGTATTCTTCTGTCTCTGGACGCAAGCCTCCCCACCTTTTGGCGTTGGCCCTGAGCGTCGAGATAGACATTCAGCAGCTCTGATGGTCTATAAGCCATGCTTGCGTCCTTGCTTGCCCGTGGCTCTACGGCGAGCGTTAGGCGTCTCCAGGAGGGCATCGAGTGATTGATGCACCTGACTTGTCACACTCTCTGATGCCAACCTGTCGAACTCGTCGAGACAGCCTAGTACCATCGCGAGATGCAGCAACGAATCAAGTGAGATCAACCCCTCGCGTTCAAACCGCTTCAGAGAGCTATACGAAACAGCGGCCCTCATCGCCAGTTCCTGTTGAGGCAGATTCATCGCAAGCCTTCGAGCCTTGAAACGGCGTGCTATCCCCATCTGCACTTCAGCTAGGGTATTGAGAGAAAGAGACAATATATTGTCCTCAATCATCTATTTTACCGCACAATAGTCAACATTTGAACCCTAAAAACCTGCCAATTGTCATCCACTCCGGAGCGGTGACACGAACAGCATACGAATCTACAGCCCACTTACGGCAACGTGTAGTGATTTCTCTCCTAAATGCGCATACCTTGCGCTCATCTGGATCGTCTTGTGCCCAGCGAGTTGCTGAATCGCTTTCAAGTTCTCCCCACGCATCGCCAGTCGTGAGCAGAAGGTGTGCCGGTTGTCATGCCATCGGTAGTTGTCGATCTCGGCATCTTCCATCGCGGGCTTGAACCAATCCTTCGGGTTCTTGATTGGGAACACCAGCGCGTCCCGGCTCGTCGACTTCGAGCGCTTCGCAAACTCGTCCATCGCACTCATAACGGCATCGTTCATGGGGATCATGCGAGGAGAGCCATTCTTCGTTCTGTCGAGGTTGATCTCGCGGCGCTCGAAGTCGATATTCTTCCACGCGAGCGTGTACTGCTCCGAGAGGCGCATGCCCGTCCCGAGGGAAATGGTGAGCTCTGCTTCATGCTCTGGGAAGCGCTCACGAATGGCCTCCCGTAGCGAAGCTTCTTCCTCGGCGGTCAGGAATCGAATCCTGCCGTTGTTCTCGGCTCGCTGCCTCACGAGTCGCGCCGGGTTGATCGCAGCTTTGCCATTCCGAATGGCCTCGCGGAAGATGAGCGAGAACAATGCGCGGTAGCGATTCGAAGTCGCGGGTGTCTTGGTGACGCGGGATAGCCATGCGTCGATCTCAGCTGGCTTGATCTTGTCGACCGGCTTCTCGCCGAACTCGGCAACGATCTTCCGCACTCGGATTTCAACGCTACGGAAGTCGCGATGATGTTTCTTGCTGAAGACGAGGATGTCGTCGCATAAGGTCTTGAACCGAACGGCGGTGTACCGCATGTTCTCCGGCATCTTGATACCTTCGCGAATCTCGTTCTTACGCTTGATGAGCAGATCGCACGCTGCCTTGTGCGTGCCAACCTTTTCGCGCTTCAAGACACCATCGACCCGAAACCTAATCCACCAGATGTCGCTACCAGGCTCGCGCTCCCAGACGCCCCTTACCTCTTTCCGTTTCCTCGGCATAACGCACCCTCCCGAACCAAAATAGCAAAGTATCACCAGAAGTATCCCCGGCGCTTTTGAGCATGAAAAAGCCTCTCGGGCTGAGAGGCTTTGGTCTTTGTAACCTATTCATTTTGTGAAGCTTATCTTGGTGCCGGGAGGGGGGGTCGAACCCCCACGAGGTTGCCCTCGGCGGATTTTGAGTCCGCTGCGTCTGCCGATTCCGCCATCCCGGCTCAGTGCTGCTGCTTCATTATTGTAGCAGCGCTATTGAACAATTGTTGGCGGGCGAAGCTGCAACATCTCCACAGCATTCGCAATAGCATTGCCCGCGGCAAGCTGCAAATTATCCGCTGCTGCCCATAGCCAGAATCCGTTCGCTGCGCCTTCTGCCCTGCGAATTCGAAGCAGAATACTTCCCTGCCCGTTCGCCGCCTGATTGCTAATGTCTTCTCCGTCGCCTTCTGTCGCAACGACAATCCCCTGAGACCGAAAAGCTTCCGCAAGATCAGCAACAGATGTTTCGGCCGCAGAGAGCTGAAGAAAAATAGACGCCGTGATGCCGTGGAATACAGGAGCCTGCAGCACTTGCAACGCTAAAGGCATATCCTGCCCAACCACCAACGGCAGTTGCTGCTGCAGCTCCGCACGAACGGCCTTCAAACTCGCACGCGCATCCTCACCCGACTCGTCGCGCAGA carries:
- a CDS encoding DUF87 domain-containing protein; translation: MFNISRAIKPWRETAELNDHISLYGFWNDTVFVTKAGDVGMVLKVEGVDYESLDQSEQEYAVKRLEAAMKTFGPGLRIYQYLFKTNRPDIPFARYEDAVVDAAIDQRRTFFESKSQQLFQVEIFYVVLLEGQRAKRGIGAGLAMLFRDPAAGFNELKSQFSSNSMKTLMRSQLGAATARLEQRVQVFVRQLQDFVQIAALGQQEQFTFFRRLLNFDDWRIAGKPQSSQFLDYQVVNSSIEAERDHLRVGDHFVRLLTMKEAITETRPLVLDALLKIPASFIVCTEWASLSADKARKEVTKRRRHFNVSKTGFVSQMGNDATQTNPRDVLVDESKQADIENLGDCLRVLGEGQSLGDFSLTILLYGKSQQELEGLAGEFAGIFTTADGNLYAETYNQLNAYFSIVPGNYGLNLRRMYMLNSNYADLSFLFSILPGEKHNSHLGAEYLAVMETDNSTPYFLNLHNGEVAHSLILGMTGSGKSYFANFLLQNAQKYQPQTYIFDIGGSFQSLTTIFDGSYLNVGRESRDFTINPFSLQPTKENLQFLFSLFRVLIEGSEGRYRLDFKEERKLWDAIERTYVLEPEQRTVSNFANIVGELKERLHRWTAKGQYGFVFDNVEDTLTFNRFQTFNFGGWGDAPEVLEPLLFYILHRASNEIANPEKLSTFKIFLLDEAWLFVKNETIRNYIVQAQKTWRKHNAAMVLATQSLKELEESGMLQIVSESCPTKIFLANPEMNRDLYREAFHLNDTELELIAGLVPPGQMLVRKAQSSKKVHLNVDSVSHWTATNNARDNLVKRDYFARFGIAEGLRQLAKDHPFRPRALAVTSTSTR
- a CDS encoding VirB3 family type IV secretion system protein, encoding MSEQLRTSRRRNRVFKSLHKPLTYLGIERTLFFFICVSAVGVFNLFNSLLAGIGVFIGGFAFGHWVTNTDPAYLRILAKSEKFKTRYDAAKQRVPLVEVR
- a CDS encoding TrbC/VirB2 family protein, translated to MSRRIRVRIPARTAAQVHQWIRSMGGLLLLVFLIPLTAHAQSGSPFDTGFTNMQTLFTGTVAKVASLIAIVIGGYQFAHGEPGAKKALAGVAAGTGIAVMATNVLSWLWGS
- a CDS encoding LysR family transcriptional regulator, translated to MSDYDHLEFRHLKYIQAIAETRSFSAAATVANTTQSNISTQMAHLEGLFDIEIFTRHRDGAVPTPYGEVLVACARDLLQVRQDVIDMLRALRTGEITPLKLGYSSLVGKETLHTLIETTHNLFPHCEIFSEGDEIQNLEQRVGSDELDGALVTLPIEHNSDLTTCIVARQKPLVCMRSDDALAEHEAVRAHLLNNRVSIFQFPMVHRPAYRRMLELLSAVGITPKENKPTTNVEHIQWMVQQGKCLAFFRSGTRLLPGLILKPIHGADWTMDTALVLKPTSQHPALALLLRELRKRAREMGSLWAPKQPELANGPSRRKGPKPARDKGAGVLPLFEAS
- a CDS encoding HipA N-terminal domain-containing protein; translation: MAYRPSELLNVYLDAQGQRQKVGRLASRDRRILFEYDPGFLVSGIEVSPFKLPLQPGIITPDTTIFEGLFGVFNDSLPDGWGRLLLGPYRGASRNPSRSAKPS
- a CDS encoding site-specific integrase codes for the protein MPRKRKEVRGVWEREPGSDIWWIRFRVDGVLKREKVGTHKAACDLLIKRKNEIREGIKMPENMRYTAVRFKTLCDDILVFSKKHHRDFRSVEIRVRKIVAEFGEKPVDKIKPAEIDAWLSRVTKTPATSNRYRALFSLIFREAIRNGKAAINPARLVRQRAENNGRIRFLTAEEEASLREAIRERFPEHEAELTISLGTGMRLSEQYTLAWKNIDFERREINLDRTKNGSPRMIPMNDAVMSAMDEFAKRSKSTSRDALVFPIKNPKDWFKPAMEDAEIDNYRWHDNRHTFCSRLAMRGENLKAIQQLAGHKTIQMSARYAHLGEKSLHVAVSGL